The following is a genomic window from Vitis vinifera cultivar Pinot Noir 40024 chromosome 6, ASM3070453v1.
ataaaagggggTGCGGTTAACCATCCATTCTTGAATTAATTCATATTGATCCATCTATCTTTGTGTTCTACTATTTCGCTATATAGGCTGGTGGGTCAATCAATCTGAAGCAGGCTCAACCTATACACATACATAGATCCATCTATCTATGTGTCCTACTGGTTCTCCAAGTAGACTTAATTTATGTTGATTGTTAACAAACTAGTCGTTAGTTTAAATCCTCTTTGCAAAGATTTTATAGTTATCATTTTCGATAGTTTGACTGAAAACTGAAATATTGAAGTAGATAATGgatgaaatttgaaagagaaaaatacCATTGTAGAGGATagagaatgagaaagaaaaaaaaaaaaaattgaagtagaGAAAGAATAAGAGTGAGAGGAGCTAGTTCAATATTGAagtaaagaaaggaaaagaaatattgAAGCATAGAAAAGATGAtagtgaaaatgaaagagagaaactatattgaagtagataaagaagaagaaatattgAAGTAAAGAAAAGATGAATGAAACATCGAACTATAGAAAAGATGAATGAAAGAGAGAAACTTTAAGAGCAGAAGACATGTTGAGTAGATAAGCAACATATGCCTCAATCTAGTAAAGACAAGTATATCAAATTTAGAAGTCCAAAACATTATTAAGTTGATGCTTGCCAAAATAGCATCAATAGCATTCAAAGGAAgacttaaatatgttttaatataattaaaacatgtTAGCAAAAATGTCGAATATTATAacttgaaattcatttttcctCTACATTGACCCGATTTATGATACCACTTTGACAACTTTACGTATGATAGAGTTTGGTTTTTTAGGAAATGTAAAGTAaaggacaatttttttttttcttttcaatagagTATTAACAATATGCATATTTTAGGTTAGATTTTGGATTGAGCTGTTGGTAGAGCCTCAACCCAAGTCTAATTTAACCCTAAATTAATTAAGTTAACTTTCTTAATTTAagtctatgttttttttttctcttactcTACAGGTGGGAGTTTTAGCTTTCCTGCTTTACCttcttaattaaaatatcatgatctaattcttcttcttcttcttcttcttttgtttttttttttaataaattaggttagaaaaaaaagtgaaaatactAAATTGGGAATAAAAGAAGTCCATGTCTTGACATCATACAAATCTAAAGGCTACATAAAATATAGGGAAGAAGCAGTGAAGCCAAGAGTGCAAAGCCCAAGCGAGTGAGGCCAAAATGGATGATGGTGTTGCAAGTATTGGAGCCACTGTGAGGTGAGTTGGTGCGATGATTCATAGCACCTGGTGCACCACCTGCCTTGTGACCACCCCCAGCACTGGCATACCTCTTTGCTACTACCTCTCCTCCGAATCTTTCTTCACTTGCCTCCTCTCTCTTCATCATTCCTCTCTCTCCAACATCTTGTTCCTCTTTTAGCCCTACAACAACGATACTATTTCAAATCACATCTTTCACATTTGGCTACAAATACGTACCGTTCAAAAGCTACTTTAATTTGTCGGTATGTAATCATGTTGGTGAAGAAACTATATGTCTCTGTGctttattcttttcctttttaaaattaaaagcatGATAAAAGAAGATAGTGGCCGTGATGATTCCCAATGAATACAACCCAAGACTATAGTCATCAGAAGTCATCgagttgttttcctttttttttcttcctttcatcATTCAAAGGAATAAAAAGATGGGATATATTTCGTATGAAGTTAGTAGGGAACACATGGGGAAGCCGGAAAAGTATACTTTTTCAGTGTGGCtacatcattgttttcacttattcaCATTAGCTTttgataaagtaaaaaaatatttatgttttatggGGAAACTTTTGGAAATGACCATTAATTGGCAGTTGAATTCACTCATCTAAAGCTTCAAATCATCCTCTGATCATAAACTactcaaattgattcaaaattcaGAAACAACATATTACCCCACATCAACTTGTTCCCAGTTCACTTGGTTGAAGGGTTACCAGACCAAGTTAAAAATTGAAGCATACATTTTCCCGCTTTTTAGATGCAATCTTTTGAAGCAATGAGAGCGTTGGAGTTGGGGTTGGGTGTCTGGTCGGACAGATCCAACAATCGAGAAATaggaaacagtttttgagagTTTTACAACCACCTAGAAACTAtcattataaagaaaaaaaaaaaaaaatccttttttgtTGCACTCTTATCTTtgtgaaaaaatttgaaagaatacATTTATAAAGAAAGCCCTCTCtcttgaatttgtttttaaattttttctaaataaaaacgAAGGTTAAGGCACTTACGTGAAAATAAAATGGTTCTATTTTTATAGTTCCATTCATGATTTGGGGTAGCGAATTTGTCAATaaaacaatcaatcaaaattttgagCATAAGATGATCCAAACCTTATTTTCCATCAGAGAGAGACCTTTATTATTCCAGAAATAAAATCGAAAAATTAGTTCCACAGATATAGGCTATAGCATAGATGGTTCACACATTCAGCAAGTTGCATCTtcaataaagaatgaaatgagacaattttcttttctttttggaaaaagaaaccAAGTTAACCCACTTCTATTTCCCTCGCAACAATGGTGTATTTTCTGAAACACAACACCATATGGGTGACAGTTCTAAGCTGAATAAAACATGAATCAACAAATGTTTTAACTGAAACagaaaaatcaaatgtaaaaaaggAATGAAACAACTGGATACCTGAAACCAGAAGACTTTGGAAAGGGTCTGGAGGTAAAACAAGGAAGAAGAGTAGCAGGAGAAGCAATCCAGATCTTGCCATTTCCATAGGACTCCTCCTTAGTCGTCTTATTCCAAATCAACAGTTTTCCTCCTTCCAAAATTTTTTATACTTC
Proteins encoded in this region:
- the LOC104879734 gene encoding uncharacterized protein LOC104879734, which encodes MEMARSGLLLLLLFFLVLPPDPFQSLLVSGLKEEQDVGERGMMKREEASEERFGGEVVAKRYASAGGGHKAGGAPGAMNHRTNSPHSGSNTCNTIIHFGLTRLGFALLASLLLPYILCSL